A stretch of Spodoptera frugiperda isolate SF20-4 chromosome 6, AGI-APGP_CSIRO_Sfru_2.0, whole genome shotgun sequence DNA encodes these proteins:
- the LOC118267431 gene encoding galactosylgalactosylxylosylprotein 3-beta-glucuronosyltransferase I isoform X3 — translation MPFVNIKKQYLAMGLLIFVMLFLFNTRPVFQCQFNAEVSSYLPVIYGITPTYARLAQKADLTRLSQTLMHIKNLHWVVIEDSAEKTKLVANLLKESNLKYTHLNIKTHKTKQSTASGVEQRNLALDWLKGHLQKAEDQRGVVFFMDDDNTYSLKVFDEMRKIKRVGVWPVGIVGGMRVEMPLVTDGKVSGFNAWWKPFRPFPIDMAGFAINATLFLEHPEAKFSRKVQSGFQESEILKYFTTRDELEPLAENCTKVYVWHTRTQKPSIVNPQKLKRPLVSYDHIEV, via the exons ATGCCTTTTGTAAACATCAAAAAGCAATATCTAGCAATGGGGTTGTTAATTTTcgttatgttgtttttatttaacactaggCCAGTTTTTCAATGCCAGTTTAATGCAGAAGTGAGTTCATATCTCCCAGTGATATACGGAATTACTCCAACGTACGCGAGGCTCGCACAAAAGGCGGATCTTACAAG GTTATCACAAACTTTGATGCATATAAAGAACCTTCATTGGGTGGTGATCGAAGACTCTGCGGAAAAGACAAAATTGGTTGCGAATTTGCTCAAAGAATCAAATCTAAAGTACACACATCTAAATATTAAAacgcacaaaacaaaacaatccacG GCCAGTGGCGTGGAACAAAGGAATTTGGCTCTGGATTGGCTAAAGGGCCATTTGCAGAAGGCCGAGGATCAAAGAGGCGTTGTCTTCTTTATGGACGATGACAACACGTATTCGCTTAAGGTTTTTGATGAG ATGCGGAAAATCAAAAGAGTTGGTGTGTGGCCAGTCGGGATAGTTGGTGGTATGAGAGTGGAGATGCCTCTAGTCACGGACGGGAAAGTAAGCGGGTTCAACGCCTGGTGGAAGCCATTCCGACCATTCCCCATAGACATGGCAGGGTTTGCCATCAACGCCACCTTGTTCCTAGAACATCCTGAGGCCAAGTTCTCCAGAAAAGTCCAGTCTGGATTTCAG GaaagtgaaatattaaaatatttcacgaCGAGAGACGAATTGGAGCCGTTAGCAGAGAACTGCACTAAAGTGTATGTGTGGCATACACGTACTCAGAAACCTTCTATAGTAAACCCGCAGAAATTGAAACGCCCACTCGTCTCCTACGACCATATCGAAGTGTGA
- the LOC118267431 gene encoding galactosylgalactosylxylosylprotein 3-beta-glucuronosyltransferase I isoform X2, with protein sequence MPFVNIKKQYLAMGLLIFVMLFLFNTRPVFQCQFNAEVSSYLPVIYGITPTYARLAQKADLTRLSQTLMHIKNLHWVVIEDSAEKTKLVANLLKESNLKYTHLNIKTHKTKQSTPTSIQKVRGIKGVAASGVEQRNLALDWLKGHLQKAEDQRGVVFFMDDDNTYSLKVFDEMRKIKRVGVWPVGIVGGMRVEMPLVTDGKVSGFNAWWKPFRPFPIDMAGFAINATLFLEHPEAKFSRKVQSGFQESEILKYFTTRDELEPLAENCTKVYVWHTRTQKPSIVNPQKLKRPLVSYDHIEV encoded by the exons ATGCCTTTTGTAAACATCAAAAAGCAATATCTAGCAATGGGGTTGTTAATTTTcgttatgttgtttttatttaacactaggCCAGTTTTTCAATGCCAGTTTAATGCAGAAGTGAGTTCATATCTCCCAGTGATATACGGAATTACTCCAACGTACGCGAGGCTCGCACAAAAGGCGGATCTTACAAG GTTATCACAAACTTTGATGCATATAAAGAACCTTCATTGGGTGGTGATCGAAGACTCTGCGGAAAAGACAAAATTGGTTGCGAATTTGCTCAAAGAATCAAATCTAAAGTACACACATCTAAATATTAAAacgcacaaaacaaaacaatccacG CCTACATCTATACAGAAAGTAAGAGGAATTAAAGGGGTCGCA GCCAGTGGCGTGGAACAAAGGAATTTGGCTCTGGATTGGCTAAAGGGCCATTTGCAGAAGGCCGAGGATCAAAGAGGCGTTGTCTTCTTTATGGACGATGACAACACGTATTCGCTTAAGGTTTTTGATGAG ATGCGGAAAATCAAAAGAGTTGGTGTGTGGCCAGTCGGGATAGTTGGTGGTATGAGAGTGGAGATGCCTCTAGTCACGGACGGGAAAGTAAGCGGGTTCAACGCCTGGTGGAAGCCATTCCGACCATTCCCCATAGACATGGCAGGGTTTGCCATCAACGCCACCTTGTTCCTAGAACATCCTGAGGCCAAGTTCTCCAGAAAAGTCCAGTCTGGATTTCAG GaaagtgaaatattaaaatatttcacgaCGAGAGACGAATTGGAGCCGTTAGCAGAGAACTGCACTAAAGTGTATGTGTGGCATACACGTACTCAGAAACCTTCTATAGTAAACCCGCAGAAATTGAAACGCCCACTCGTCTCCTACGACCATATCGAAGTGTGA
- the LOC118267431 gene encoding galactosylgalactosylxylosylprotein 3-beta-glucuronosyltransferase I isoform X1 produces MPFVNIKKQYLAMGLLIFVMLFLFNTRPVFQCQFNAEVSSYLPVIYGITPTYARLAQKADLTRLSQTLMHIKNLHWVVIEDSAEKTKLVANLLKESNLKYTHLNIKTHKTKQSTVMDINICLFKTSMYNTSWYCASGVEQRNLALDWLKGHLQKAEDQRGVVFFMDDDNTYSLKVFDEMRKIKRVGVWPVGIVGGMRVEMPLVTDGKVSGFNAWWKPFRPFPIDMAGFAINATLFLEHPEAKFSRKVQSGFQESEILKYFTTRDELEPLAENCTKVYVWHTRTQKPSIVNPQKLKRPLVSYDHIEV; encoded by the exons ATGCCTTTTGTAAACATCAAAAAGCAATATCTAGCAATGGGGTTGTTAATTTTcgttatgttgtttttatttaacactaggCCAGTTTTTCAATGCCAGTTTAATGCAGAAGTGAGTTCATATCTCCCAGTGATATACGGAATTACTCCAACGTACGCGAGGCTCGCACAAAAGGCGGATCTTACAAG GTTATCACAAACTTTGATGCATATAAAGAACCTTCATTGGGTGGTGATCGAAGACTCTGCGGAAAAGACAAAATTGGTTGCGAATTTGCTCAAAGAATCAAATCTAAAGTACACACATCTAAATATTAAAacgcacaaaacaaaacaatccacG gtGATGGACATCAATATATGTCTATTTAAAACAAGCATGTACAACACATCTTGGTATTGT GCCAGTGGCGTGGAACAAAGGAATTTGGCTCTGGATTGGCTAAAGGGCCATTTGCAGAAGGCCGAGGATCAAAGAGGCGTTGTCTTCTTTATGGACGATGACAACACGTATTCGCTTAAGGTTTTTGATGAG ATGCGGAAAATCAAAAGAGTTGGTGTGTGGCCAGTCGGGATAGTTGGTGGTATGAGAGTGGAGATGCCTCTAGTCACGGACGGGAAAGTAAGCGGGTTCAACGCCTGGTGGAAGCCATTCCGACCATTCCCCATAGACATGGCAGGGTTTGCCATCAACGCCACCTTGTTCCTAGAACATCCTGAGGCCAAGTTCTCCAGAAAAGTCCAGTCTGGATTTCAG GaaagtgaaatattaaaatatttcacgaCGAGAGACGAATTGGAGCCGTTAGCAGAGAACTGCACTAAAGTGTATGTGTGGCATACACGTACTCAGAAACCTTCTATAGTAAACCCGCAGAAATTGAAACGCCCACTCGTCTCCTACGACCATATCGAAGTGTGA